A window of the Budorcas taxicolor isolate Tak-1 chromosome 10, Takin1.1, whole genome shotgun sequence genome harbors these coding sequences:
- the LOC128054654 gene encoding ergosterol biosynthetic protein 28 homolog isoform X3 → MSRFLNVLRSWLLMVSIVAAGNSLQSFRDHTFLYEKLYTGKPDLVNGLQARTYGIWTLLSSVVRCLCAIDIHNKTLYYVTLWTFFLALGHFLSELFVFGTAATTIGIMAPLTVASISILGMLVGLQHLEAEPGSRQKKRN, encoded by the exons ATGAGCCGGTTTCTGAATGTGTTACGAAGCTGGCTGTTGATGGTATCCATCGTAGCCGCGGGGAACTCACTACAGAGCTTCCGAGACCACACCTTTCTCTATGAAAAGCTCTATACCGGCAAGCCAGACCTGG TGAATGGCCTCCAAGCTCGGACCTATGGAATCTGGACACTGCTCTCATCAGTGGTTCGCTGCCTCTGCGCCATCGACATTCACAACAAAAC GCTCTACTACGTCACGCTCTGGACCTTCTTCCTTGCATTGGGGCACTTCCTCTCTGAGTTGTTTGTATTTGGGACTGCGGCTACCACGATTGGCATCATGGCACCCCTCACGGTGGCAA GTATCTCAATCCTGGGCATGCTAGTGGGGCTCCAGCACCTAGAAGCAGAACCAGGATCCAGACAGaagaagagaaactga
- the LOC128054654 gene encoding ergosterol biosynthetic protein 28 homolog isoform X1, translating to MGISSVKEGGHPCSFSDAESLSLPSEAWVCHFHPLHHLAFLLWAAHFDLRQKALSDWRGAMSRFLNVLRSWLLMVSIVAAGNSLQSFRDHTFLYEKLYTGKPDLVNGLQARTYGIWTLLSSVVRCLCAIDIHNKTLYYVTLWTFFLALGHFLSELFVFGTAATTIGIMAPLTVASISILGMLVGLQHLEAEPGSRQKKRN from the exons atgggcataagTTCTGTCAAAGAGGGAGGTCATCCATGCAGCTTTTCTGATGCTGAGAGCTTAAGCCTCCCTAGTGAGGCATG GGTTTGTCATTTCCACCCACTGCATCATTTAGCCTTTTTACTCTGGGCAGCACACTTTGATTTAAG gcaaaaagcCCTCTCAGATTGGAGGGGAGCCATGAGCCGGTTTCTGAATGTGTTACGAAGCTGGCTGTTGATGGTATCCATCGTAGCCGCGGGGAACTCACTACAGAGCTTCCGAGACCACACCTTTCTCTATGAAAAGCTCTATACCGGCAAGCCAGACCTGG TGAATGGCCTCCAAGCTCGGACCTATGGAATCTGGACACTGCTCTCATCAGTGGTTCGCTGCCTCTGCGCCATCGACATTCACAACAAAAC GCTCTACTACGTCACGCTCTGGACCTTCTTCCTTGCATTGGGGCACTTCCTCTCTGAGTTGTTTGTATTTGGGACTGCGGCTACCACGATTGGCATCATGGCACCCCTCACGGTGGCAA GTATCTCAATCCTGGGCATGCTAGTGGGGCTCCAGCACCTAGAAGCAGAACCAGGATCCAGACAGaagaagagaaactga
- the LOC128054654 gene encoding ergosterol biosynthetic protein 28 homolog isoform X2, protein MKTWVCHFHPLHHLAFLLWAAHFDLRQKALSDWRGAMSRFLNVLRSWLLMVSIVAAGNSLQSFRDHTFLYEKLYTGKPDLVNGLQARTYGIWTLLSSVVRCLCAIDIHNKTLYYVTLWTFFLALGHFLSELFVFGTAATTIGIMAPLTVASISILGMLVGLQHLEAEPGSRQKKRN, encoded by the exons ATGAAAACTTG GGTTTGTCATTTCCACCCACTGCATCATTTAGCCTTTTTACTCTGGGCAGCACACTTTGATTTAAG gcaaaaagcCCTCTCAGATTGGAGGGGAGCCATGAGCCGGTTTCTGAATGTGTTACGAAGCTGGCTGTTGATGGTATCCATCGTAGCCGCGGGGAACTCACTACAGAGCTTCCGAGACCACACCTTTCTCTATGAAAAGCTCTATACCGGCAAGCCAGACCTGG TGAATGGCCTCCAAGCTCGGACCTATGGAATCTGGACACTGCTCTCATCAGTGGTTCGCTGCCTCTGCGCCATCGACATTCACAACAAAAC GCTCTACTACGTCACGCTCTGGACCTTCTTCCTTGCATTGGGGCACTTCCTCTCTGAGTTGTTTGTATTTGGGACTGCGGCTACCACGATTGGCATCATGGCACCCCTCACGGTGGCAA GTATCTCAATCCTGGGCATGCTAGTGGGGCTCCAGCACCTAGAAGCAGAACCAGGATCCAGACAGaagaagagaaactga